A DNA window from Leishmania panamensis strain MHOM/PA/94/PSC-1 chromosome 27 sequence contains the following coding sequences:
- a CDS encoding hypothetical protein (TriTrypDB/GeneDB-style sysID: LpmP.27.1330) yields the protein MSQQNAVEALLARLQMGDAIPAFQAMGVDRIVSLRKMSEDALRQAVPDAEQRQALMNAIESRGHLQSRRVGPPADQPHPPRSADAEFARSGNDESRSGYAPRGDRDDRVARGGRGGGRSTGAPNSDDATRLCRHVFTTDGCKFGQKCRYSHGGNDYRRLQEVLMDSGVAQRSLDRPPQNFKFSIDVEIPTERIKYLLGPQGINMRFINETCGTYNERFAHVDETEDTFTIHLLGGSEEAVNKAKEMLLMSVGVKREEEKKDRFQYAVNELDANTHAARLFAACNTKNKGTTRHLSDSIMRNIVSSFNFVRPQEVRHFYMYTSCSDKDKLEMVSKIVSQLKGVQAILFCDQKRVEEMCKGSQRIARHFNRVNPQFVYRRLSKEDRMIALDKFKKGVVNENGVLERLLVTNEDYAKLARKTVIPYVNLVINFSVPRAEEYYVLQSQVAGRQGTIGASFLCVSNYEEALFRELEKNIHFERFEDEDDFRSTAVELSYDTDAQPLTPEDADPPADWREHLNDRKPPQSFGKRR from the coding sequence ATGTCTCAACAAAACGCTGTCGAAGCCCTGCTGGCGCGCCTGCAGATGGGGGATGCAATTCCCGCATTTCAGGCCATGGGCGTGGACCGTATCGTATCTCTGCGCAAGATGTCAGAGGATGCCCTACGTCAGGCTGTCCCGGACGCTGAGCAGCGCCAGGCGCTGATGAACGCCATCGAAAGCCGTGGCCATCTGCAGTCGCGTCGTGTCGGCCCTCCAGCTGACCAGCCACACCCCCCTCGCAGCGCCGATGCTGAGTTTgcccgcagcggcaacgacgaGAGTCGCAGTGGTTATGCGCCGCGAGGTGACCGTGATGACCGTGTTGCCCGCGGTGGGCGCGGTGGGGGTCGTTCCACCGGTGCGCCGAACAGTGACGACGCGACTCGTTTATGTCGCCACGTCTTCACGACAGATGGGTGCAAGTTTGGCCAAAAGTGCCGCTATAGCCACGGCGGGAACGACTACCGCCGCCTGCAGGAAGTGCTGATGGACAGCGGTGTGGCGCAGCGTTCTCTGGATCGCCCGCCCCAGAACTTCAAGTTCTCGATCGATGTCGAAATCCCGACAGAACGCATCAAGTACCTCCTTGGCCCTCAGGGTATCAACATGAGATTCATTAATGAAACGTGCGGCACGTACAACGAGCGCTTCGCACACGTGGACGAGACCGAGGATACCTTCACAATCCACCTactcggcggcagcgaggaggcagTCAACAAGGCTAAGGAgatgctgctgatgtcggtTGGTGTgaagcgcgaggaggagaagaaggaccGCTTCCAGTATGCTGTAAATGAGTTGGACGCGAACACGCATGCCGCTCGCTTGTTCGCGGCCTGCAACACCAAGAACAAGGGCACCACGCGCCACCTGTCCGACTCCATCATGCGCAATATTGTCTCGAGCTTTAACTTTGTTCGTCCGCAAGAGGTGCGCCACTTCTATATGTacacctcctgcagcgacAAGGACAAGCTTGAGATGGTGAGTAAGATTGTGTCTCAGCTGAAGGGTGTGCAAGCGATTCTGTTCTGCGATCAGAAGCGCGTGGAGGAGATGTGCAAGGGCTCTCAGCGGATCGCACGCCACTTCAACAGGGTGAATCCGCAGTTTGTGTATCGCCGACTATCCAAGGAGGATCGCATGATTGCGCTGGATAAGTTCAAGAAGGGAGTGGTCAACGAAAACGGCGTGCTCGAGCGTCTGCTGGTCACGAACGAGGATTACGCCAAACTGGCCCGCAAGACCGTTATTCCGTATGTGAACCTCGTCATCAACTTCTCCGTCCCGCGTGCTGAGGAGTACTACGTCCTGCAATCGCAGGTGGCAGGCCGTCAGGGCACCATCGGCGCGTCCTTCCTGTGTGTTAGCAACTATGAAGAGGCCCTTTTCCGCGAACTGGAGAAGAATATCCACTTTGAGCGTttcgaggacgaggatgactTCCGCtcgacggcggtggagctgtCGTACGACACGGATGCACAGCCGCTAACACCGGAGGATGCTGATCCGCCGGCAGACTGGCGTGAGCACCTGAACGACAGGAAACCACCCCAGAGTTTCGGCAAGCGTCGGTAG
- a CDS encoding arginyl-tRNA synthetase, putative (TriTrypDB/GeneDB-style sysID: LpmP.27.1340): MRTAAATVNVELALKEIVQATIAKAFPLVPAQEPLITLGKVSEYQCNNAMGLVKVLSQQPQSIKMSPQMIGEELKKNLVENDIIDEFEPTTKGFINISIRKEWVAQMVNEVLNQGIRPPVVKKQRVLVDFSSPNIAKEMHVGHLRSTIIGESISRLLEFCLHDVSRINHIGDWGTAFGMLILYIKRKFPDYTTNPPAISDLTAFYRAAKKCFDEDQQFKEQARLEVVKLQALEEDSIQAWKYICDVSREEFNGVYARLGATITERGESFYNPLIPKVLNLLEEADQIEVSDGAKLIISREERKLDSLDSRDMTKLASQHLAFLSRDGSSYHPNLIAAMKKAGILTGAEGEESVVLSKKEVKLWKKFDIRMDLDKLMAQLASLYKKQLDPLFLEAFKAAGIVKGDCILVPRFSFPLMVVKSDGGYTYDTTDVTATYHRFIVEKMDRVIYCTDVGQYEHFRMCLQTAKDMGWMEHATWDHAGFGLVTGADGKKIKTRSGETAKLKDLMDEAVERSLAILKEREAGERSQGHSEEEMQTLSNIIGIGAIKYFDLKQTRTSDYAFSYDKMLDMSGNTAVFLLYQYARICSIKRKAGVAEEELLKITDISLETPQEKNLALCALRFQTVILKAVEDLFPHHLADFAYELMTNFSTFFQHCRVVDDPLQNSRLCLIELTRITLKKTLELLAIETAERL, encoded by the coding sequence atgcgcaccgctgccgctaccgTGAACGTGGAgctggcgctgaaggagattGTCCAGGCGACCATTGCCAAGGCCTTCCCGCTCGTCCCGGCCCAGGAGCCTCTCATCACCCTTGGTAAGGTTAGCGAGTATCAGTGCAACAATGCCATGGGACTGGTGAAGGTGCTCTCTCAGCAGCCTCAGTCAATAAAAATGAGCCCGCAGATGATCGGCGAGGAGCTCAAGAAGAACTTGGTGGAGAACGACATAATCGACGAGTTCGAACCCACGACCAAGGGCTTCATCAATATCAGCATCCGCAAGGAATGGGTGGCTCAGATGGTGAACGAGGTGCTGAACCAGGGCATTCGTCCACCAGTCgtgaagaagcagcgcgtGCTCGTCGATTTTTCGTCGCCGAACATCGCCAAGGAGATGCACGTCGGACATCTCCGCTCTACTATCATCGGTGAGTCGATCAGCCGTCTCCTGGAGTTCTGTCTGCACGACGTTTCACGCATAAACCACATCGGTGACTGGGGCACGGCGTTCGGCATGCTCATTCTGTACATCAAGCGCAAGTTCCCCGACTACACCACGAACCCGCCGGCCATCTCCGATCTCACCGCCTTCTACCGCGCGGCGAAGAAGTGCTTCGACGAGGACCAGCAGTTCAAGGAGCAGGCCCGCCTCGAGGTGGTgaagctgcaggcgctggaggaggactCTATCCAAGCGTGGAAGTACATCTGCGACGTGTCGCGCGAGGAGTTCAACGGGGTCTACGCCCGCCTCGGCGCCACCATCACGGAGCGCGGTGAGAGCTTCTACAACCCGCTCATTCCAAAGGTGCTGAATCttctggaggaggcggaccAGATCGAGGTGAGCGACGGCGCGAAGCTCATCATCAGCCGGGAGGAGCGCAAGCTGGATAGCCTCGATTCCCGTGACATGACGAAGCTAGCGAGTCAGCACCTCGCGTTTCTCTCACGCGATGGTTCGTCGTACCACCCGAATCTGATTGCCGCCATGAAGAAGGCTGGCATCTTGACCGGGGCAGAGGGTGAAGAGTCGGTGGTGCTGTCGAAgaaggaggtgaagctgTGGAAGAAGTTTGATATCCGCATGGACCTGGACAAGCTGATGGCTCAGCTCGCCTCCCTATATAAAAAGCAGCTCGACCCCCTCTTCCTGGAGGCGTTCAAGGCTGCGGGGATTGTCAAGGGCGACTGCATCCTTGTCCcccgcttctccttccctctgaTGGTTGTGAAGAGCGATGGTGGCTATACCTACGACACGACCGATGTCACAGCCACGTACCACCGCTTCATCGTCGAGAAGATGGACCGTGTTATCTACTGCACCGATGTGGGCCAGTACGAGCACTTTCGCATGTGCCTGCAGACGGCGAAGGACATGGGCTGGATGGAACACGCTACGTGGGACCACGCCGGCTTTGGTCTCGTGACAGGGGCAGATGGCAAGAAGATCAAGACGCGCTCGGGTGAGACAGCAAAGCTGAAGGACCTTATGGACGAGGCTGTGGAACGCTCCCTCGCGATCCTGAAGGAGCGCGAGGCGGGCGAGCGCAGCCAAGGCCACTCGGAAGAAGAGATGCAGACGCTATCCAACATTATCGGTATTGGCGCCATCAAGTACTTTGATCTCAAGCAGACACGCACCAGTGACTACGCCTTTAGCTACGACAAGATGCTGGACATGTCTGGCAACACAGCCGTGTTCCTTCTTTACCAGTACGCTCGCATCTGCTCTATCAAGCGCAAGGCTGgtgtggcggaggaggagctgctcaagATCACTGACATCTCTCTCGAGACCCCGCAGGAGAAGAACCTCGCGCTCTGCGCGCTGCGCTTCCAGACGGTGATTCTCAAGGCCGTCGAGGACCTCTTCCCGCACCATCTCGCAGACTTTGCGTACGAGCTCATGACAAacttctccaccttcttccaACACTGCCGCGTCGTGGACGACCCGCTGCAGAAcagccgcctctgcctcatcGAGCTCACCCGCATCACACTCAAAAAgacgctggagctgctggccATCGAGACAGCCGAGCGCCTTTAG
- a CDS encoding hypothetical protein (TriTrypDB/GeneDB-style sysID: LpmP.27.1350) yields the protein MQTWYRPHPYGIYPRGNAVKRSDIFDRLGTLSLFTTATTHDDKEHTEQPYLDLVQRVLAFLAVPDLCRLSRSCTGWYVLVHCTDAFKTAYTALSPSYLRFRGSWKETAVRGYVAAHDHTSDAAPVTSTTHRTPYKKSRVESKGKRAAATLVGETPVAFVSHTPVCVRHHFFCDQLFQAWMCTILPPYYHLHTVTEEREEASSSFSSSSARTEKCAGQTYGSKDRRTQRDAAWPASTTRLADSVDATQSHSPPYISKFRPVERRSCISVAEFHECFEKPNLPVVITDVATEWPLFKILQGRFTNLADKKDSLMRSGCPVTSPLRCEHTNMNLEDYVHYATEQNDERPIYMFDAEFGSVLDVERLYTVPPCFARDDFFSILGDRRPKFRWIIAGPQRSGSSFHVDPNYTNAWNANMTGRKRWLLFPPGATPLGVVPSADMAEVATPVSLTEWLLNYYDTTLQELQHCGYECICEPGDIMFVPCGWWHYIINLEDSIAITQNYVSRNNLPKVTKFLRAMKGSISGIDEDADTSTEESTAKRQRGFAKEFEAAMEVAHPALMQDVARQLDEERQEREKRRLGRLMLLDPSSEGFAFSF from the coding sequence ATGCAGACGTGGTATCGCCCCCATCCGTACGGCATTTACCCTCGAGGCAACGCCGTCAAGCGCTCTGACATATTCGACCGTCTCGgcactctttctctcttcaccacCGCAACGACGCATGACGACAAGGAGCACACGGAGCAGCCTTACCTGGACCTCGTTCAGCGCGTTCTTGCCTTTCTCGCGGTACCCGATCTGTGCCGactgtcgcgcagctgcacggGCTGGTATGTGCTCGTACACTGCACAGATGCCTTCAAGACGGCGTACACGGCGTTGTCGCCGTCGTACCTGCGATTCCGTGGCAGCTGGAAGGAAACGGCTGTGCGAGGTTACGTAGCAGCGCATGACCACACCTCGGACGCGGCCCCCGTCACTTCCACCACGCATCGAACTCCCTACAAGAAGTCGAGGGTGGAGAGCAAGGGTAAGCGGGCCGCTGCGACGCTGGTTGGTGAGACACCTGTCGCGTTTGTAAGCCACACCccggtgtgcgtgcgccatcACTTCTTCTGTGATCAACTTTTCCAGGCATGGATGTGCACAATTCTACCACCCTACTACCACCTGCACACCGTCACGgaggagcgggaggaggcgtcgtcgtcattctcgtcctcctcggcaCGGACTGAGAAGTGTGCGGGGCAGACCTATGGGTCTAAGGACCGGAGAACTCAGCGAGATGCGGCATGGCCCGCCTCGACCACCAGGCTGGCGGATTCGGTGGACGCAACTCAGAGCCACAGCCCACCGTACATCTCAAAGTTTCGCCCTGTTGAACGGCGCAGTTGCATTTCCGTCGCTGAGTTCCACGAGTGCTTCGAGAAGCCAAACTTACCGGTGGTGATCACAGACGTAGCGACGGAATGGCCACTCTTCAAGATCCTCCAGGGCCGCTTCACCAACTTGGCGGACAAGAAGGACTCCCTCATGCGTAGCGGCTGCCCTGTGacgtcaccgctgcgctgcgagcACACAAATATGAATCTGGAAGACTATGTGCACTACGCGACGGAGCAGAACGACGAGCGGCCGATATACATGTTTGACGCCGAGTTCGGCAGTGTGCTGGATGTGGAGAGGCTGTACACGGTGCCACCCTGCTTCGCCCGGGACGACTTTTTTTCCATACTTGGCGACCGCCGGCCCAAGTTTCGCTGGATCATCGCAGGCCCGCAGCGTAGTGGCAGCAGCTTCCACGTGGACCCCAACTACACCAACGCGTGGAACGCGAACATGACGGGCCGCAAGCGGTGGCTGCTATTTCCTCCTGGGGCGACGCCACTTGGGGTGGTGCCGAGTGCAGACATGGCTGAGGTAGCCACCCCAGTGTCACTGACAGAGTGGCTCTTGAACTACTACGACACAACCCTGCAGGAGTTACAGCACTGTGGGTACGAGTGCATTTGCGAGCCTGGCGACATTATGTTTGTGCCGTGCGGGTGGTGGCACTACATAATCAACCTCGAAGACTCCATTGCCATTACGCAGAACTACGTCTCGCGGAACAACTTGCCCAAGGTAACCAAGTTCTTGCGTGCCATGAAGGGGTCCATCAGTGGCATTGACGAAGATGCCGACACCTCGACGGAGGAGTCTACGgcaaagcggcagcgcggcttTGCGAAGGAGTTCGAGGCCGCcatggaggtggcgcaccCAGCTTTGATGCAGGACGTGGCGCGGCAGCTCGATGAGGAGCGTCAGGAGCGGGAGAAACGCCGGCTTGGTCGCTTGATGCTGCTAGACCCGTCTTCAGAGGGCTTTGCCTTCAGCTTCTAG
- a CDS encoding hypothetical protein (TriTrypDB/GeneDB-style sysID: LpmP.27.1360), whose protein sequence is MGILTNWYERLAQKKRLELLMTLGMYDERVYEVVERYHLAPDILQTLPSPLTAHFLARGMCYDAVNEEVIRNFIRICMMLSRYRTVEEASTLAELISSCGLPEQYRIQMFNFSETYRHMILSHSYFPQRAVLRLLSYIFCDDFLSDAVAQLQYKSDILNHVNKVYVTTPDFVSWRFSVRCMSLAGGFNEDRSDVEYTELLTRAVSEVLPEFFSYFLITFFYARFRLYPQRVRGITPRWLARQRACFSALYCALLGTYCNSILEYRVHEHRVLYELRKSRELRRRRGAERCGVPYEKNPYFDNLEGVTRHVYTMQLSAYTFTGLGLAVSVLPLTSVKFPKFMGDVAWRHPFVPRLFPALLGMHAASRCLIPFVVAPFTAVSLAKYGNWGTTLYDRYVELRMRLWHRRVDVAFDTSTEVDEVDITGADARKKF, encoded by the coding sequence ATGGGCATCCTAACGAACTGGTATGAACGTCTCGCGCAGAAGAAGCGGCTGGAGCTGCTCATGACTCTGGGCATGTACGATGAGCGCGTGTACGAGGTCGTGGAGCGGTATCACTTGGCACCTGACATTCTCCAGACACTGCCGTCGCCCCTCACCGCCCACTTTTTGGCACGAGGCATGTGCTACGATGCCGTCAATGAGGAGGTCATTCGAAATTTTATTCGTATTTGTATGATGCTGTCCCGCTACCGCACCGTCGAGGAGGCGTCAACGCTAGCCGAGCTaatcagcagctgcgggttGCCCGAGCAGTATCGGATTCAGATGTTCAACTTTAGTGAGACGTATCGGCACATGATTCTCTCGCATTCCTACTTCCCTCAGCGGGCGGTGCTGCGTTTACTATCGTACATATTCTGTGATGATTTTCTCTCCGatgcagtggcgcagctgcagtacaAGTCCGACATTTTAAACCACGTGAACAAAGTGTACGTCACAACGCCGGACTTTGTGTCGTGGCGCTTCTCCGTCCGGTGCATGTCCCTGGCTGGCGGCTTTAACGAAGACCGTTCAGACGTTGAGTACACAGAGCTCCTCACGCGCGCTGTGTCGGAGGTGCTGCCTGAGTTTTTCAGCTACTTCCTGATCACCTTCTTCTACGCCCGCTTTCGCTTGTACCCGCAACGGGTGCGTGGTATCACTCCGCGGTggctggcgcggcagcgtgccTGCTTTTCTGCCCTTTACTGTGCTCTTCTTGGTACGTACTGCAACTCCATCTTGGAGTACCGGGTTCACGAGCACCGTGTCCTGTATGAATTGCGCAAGAGTCGAGAgctgcgacgacgccgtggcGCTGAACGCTGCGGCGTCCCGTACGAAAAAAACCCCTACTTTGACAACCTGGAAGGGGTGACGCGGCACGTGTACACGATGCAGCTGTCCGCCTACACCTTCACTGGACTTGGTCTCGCAGTCTCCGTGCTTCCCTTGACCTCTGTGAAGTTCCCCAAGTTCATGGGTGATGTCGCGTGGCGGCACCCGTTTGTGCCGCGGCTCTTTCCAGCCCTGCTCGGCATgcacgccgcctcgcgctgTCTCATCCCCTTTGTTGTGGCACCGTTCACTGCTGTGAGCCTTGCCAAGTACGGCAACTGGGGGACTACCCTATACGACCGTTACGTCGAGCTCCGCATGCGGCTTTGGCACCGGAGGGTGGACGTGGCCTTTGACACGTCGACCGAGGTGGATGAGGTGGATATCACTGGGGCTGACGCGAGAAAGAAGTTTTGA
- a CDS encoding hypothetical protein (TriTrypDB/GeneDB-style sysID: LpmP.27.1370), with protein sequence MASELHFKVDVKGCAAAAYKINEVRGHLMDAKRVLLKINDHLHQIDIICRMLGIHPVGPASLAAPVLTLPRPVLHTSMVVHDKPSAKTAPPMLLSGSSDDISSLAAEDSAGKLSITPWGFTNACTFTPVSNMQHHAHLMVSVLPIDVIVKNALNFVATWYREESKCTPQQDLIHSCLKVRYVSEIEEEADRSRLHRLLLTVSEQVDRFIVMDEYKKFVSFCVDQEPMWLQAARQLQGENEARLKTTENIYARFLIEDVTLREKGLMLQEATDYVVSLCFLEQDQRLTAQVRAVEHCCNCQLVPQVTSVPFEPHLCLHHHQHHNESSVTAPAGGLTAPQLQKSRGDSMDRCSGNSKGKGSKKVKPSLSSVEVDPYRERWLSIIGFLTKGERGKAALH encoded by the coding sequence ATGGCCTCCGAATTGCACTTCAAGGTCGATGTAAAGGggtgcgcggcagccgcatATAAGATCAACGAAGTGCGCGGTCACCTAATGGACGCGAAGCGCGTGCTTCTCAAGATCAATGATCATCTACACCAGATAGACATCATCTGTCGTATGCTTGGGATTCACCCAGTGGGACCAGCTTCGctggcagcaccggtgctgACGTTACCGCGCCCAGTGCTGCACACCTCTATGGTAGTTCACGACAAGCCCTCGGCGAAGACTGCGCCTCCAATGCTGTTGAGCGGCTCCTCTGACGACATATCGTCTCTTGCAGCAGAAGACAGCGCCGGCAAGCTGAGCATCACTCCATGGGGTTTTACAAATGCCTGCACCTTCACCCCGGTGTCAAACATGCAACACCATGCGCACCTGATGGTAAGCGTTCTTCCCATTGACGTTATAGTGAAAAATGCTCTCAACTTTGTGGCGACCTGGTACAGGGAGGAGAGCAAGTGCACACCGCAACAAGATCTCATCCACAGCTGCTTGAAGGTGCGGTATGTCTCGGAgatagaggaggaggctgacCGTAGCCGACTGCATCGGCTGCTACTGACTGTGTCGGAGCAGGTAGATCGATTTATCGTGATGGACGAGTACAAAAAGTTTGTTTCCTTCTGCGTCGATCAAGAACCGATGTGGCTCCAGGCGGCTCGACAGCTTCAGGGGGAGAACGAGGCGCGGTTAAAGACAACCGAGAACATCTACGCCCGCTTCCTCATAGAGGACGTGACtctgagggagaaggggctCATGCTTCAGGAAGCCACTGACTATGTCGTATCGCTGTGCTTTCTGGAGCAGGATCAGCGGCTGACTGCCCAGGTACGCGCGGTAGAGCATTGCTGCAACTGCCAGTTGGTACCCCAGGTGACATCTGTGCCCTTCGAACCTCACTTGTGTCTGCACCACCATCAACACCATAATGAGAGCAGTGTTACCGCTCCAGCAGGTGGCCTGACGGCGCCGCAACTGCAGAAGTCTCGCGGTGACTCCATGGATAGGTGCTCTGGGaacagcaaaggaaaaggctCGAAAAAGGTGAAGCCGTCGTTATCTTCGGTGGAAGTGGACCCGTACAGAGAGCGCTGGCTGTCGATCATTGGGTTTCTTACTAAAGGGGAGCGAGGaaaggcggcgctgcactgA